From one Plasmodium yoelii strain 17X genome assembly, chromosome: 12 genomic stretch:
- a CDS encoding protein kinase, putative: MNVRQYKISNNNIIKEKKINKQETKDNVTNQIEQVKNIPYERTETIAYDSNNENSKIQTNKKIWNNEDGDSSIHRTNYGLEKKKTYNDDIWNSYERLPTTHFLNNSIEDSNLNNNIDYDSYNKQDTNVYNTTFFDKTKSEIYLNTNGNQTLTNDGIEKKTVHTCNNVKDTKNNLNLINQNKNKNKNPILTDKESKCNKMPIRNDQNNYEKVSTQNKNDHIKKMKIFNNLNSITKPISNIQKGPESRNDKSNESNVKKIIKPYDKPTTEVNKPICNGVTIFFKGDRRFFNFNIPQNEMIEKKDLEIMEFISEGSFGAIYKAMWNNQIIALKKFNTSMTLEGMRSIAREINAYRSISHKYIVKYYGVCIDSDFIGIILEYFSKGKIFDTLHKGGFNLTYELRLRMCTQLAEVMNYLHEDKKLVHRDLKTSNILFDDEYNIKVCDFGKTMKLSDNGTVILEDNGGSIGYMAPECFIEGNAITEKSDMWGLSCCFIEIFSNQVPFQNIKEKENIVVEILVNKKKPNIPTWFNPEFTEIIKRSFSTNPSKRPSCKEYLNLLLKYSPKTNAKHPEIS; encoded by the exons atgaATGTAAGACAGTATAAAATaagtaataataacataataaaagaaaaaaaaataaataaacaagaGACCAAAGATAATGTAACAAACCAAATTGAACAAGTGAAGAATATACCATATGAACGTACAGAAACTATAGCATATGAttcaaataatgaaaatagtaaaatacaaacaaataaaaaaatatggaataatgAAGATGGAGATTCTTCTATTCATAGAACAAATTATggtttagaaaaaaaaaaaacttataatgatgatatatGGAATTCATATGAAAGGTTGCCAACCactcattttttaaataacagCATTGAAGATAGCaatttgaataataatattgactatgattcatataataaacaaGATACTAATGTTTATAATACAACATTTTTCGATAAAACAAAAagtgaaatatatttaaataccAATGGTAATCAAACATTAACAAATGATGGGATAGAAAAGAAAACCGTACACACATGTAATAATGTGAAAGATaccaaaaataatttaaatttaataaatcaaaataaaaataaaaataaaaatcctATATTAACCGATAAAGAatcaaaatgtaataaaatgCCCATTCGAAATGATCAAAATAACTATGAGAAAGTATCCacccaaaataaaaatgaccatattaaaaaaatgaaaatctTCAATAATTTGAATTCTATAACTAAACCAATAAGTAATATACAAAAGGGGCCTGAATCTCGAAATGATAAATCTAATGAGTCAAATGttaagaaaattataaaaccaTATGATAAACCAACGACAGAAGTAAATAAACCAATATGTAATGGagtaacaatattttttaaaggtGATAGAcgattttttaattttaatataccACAGAATGAAATGATCGAAAAAAAAGATCTTGAAATTATGGAATTTATAAGTGAAGGAAGTTTTGGAGCTATTTACAAAGCTATGTGGAATAATCAAATAAttgctttaaaaaaatttaacacATCCATGACTTTAGAGGGAATGAGATCTATAGCCAGGGAGATTAATGCCTACAGATCGATTTCGcacaaatatattgttaaatATTATG gaGTCTGTATAGATAGTGATTTTATTGGAATAATTTTAGAATATTTTAGTAAAGGGAAGATATTTGATACTTTGCACAAAGGAGGGTTTAATTTAACTTATGAATTGCGTCTAAGAATGTGTACTCAGTTGGCAGAAGTAATGAATTATCTTCATGAGGATAAGAAATTGGTACATCGTGATTTAAAAACTAGCAATATTTTGTTTGATGATGAG tataatataaagGTATGCGACTTTGGGAAAACTATGAAGTTATCAGATAACGGAACCGTTATATTAGAAGACAATGGAGGATCCATAGGATACATGGCTCCGGAATGTTTCATTGAAG GAAATGCAATAACTGAAAAATCCGACATGTGGGGCCTTTCTTGCTGTTTTATCGAAATATTTTCTAATCAAGTCCcatttcaaaatataaaagaaaaagaaa ATATAGTTGTAGAAATTttagtaaataaaaaaaaaccaaaCATTCCCACATGGTTCAACCCAGAATTCACTGAAATAATCAAACGAAGTTTTAGCACTAACCCATCAAAACGACCATCATGCAAAGAGTATTTAAACTTGCTGCTAAAATACTCACCAAAAACTAATGCAAAACACCCTGAAATATCATAG
- a CDS encoding von Willebrand factor A domain-related protein, whose amino-acid sequence MKSVKGITYIFFSLASISICMCQNINVVSHNVIPRVDSDENLITCVTEYIIKGDLGIDDGGFCDSSINTIPPPPEPCNSIPEKPEGPPLGNYCDNYYDITLIVENSSFIQKDYWMKGTIPFLESMVRNARVSKDKAHMAIILFAGRQDLIVPFTDELSQDKEKLIDKIRTLNDAATDSNTLYVYALEYAFEKVIFGEGTRSDAPKVAVLFYYGFDYGSNTSLIPDVVEDYKQNNIKLIIVGIALGNKQNAFILADCKSDGDCPNLILEPWDYVIRAAEQVKGKICNKNNLSSLTPESKTMIKN is encoded by the coding sequence ATGAAGAGTGTTAAAGgaataacatatatttttttttcattagcCTCTATTAGCATTTGTATGTGTCAAAATATTAATGTTGTTTCACATAACGTTATCCCTAGAGTCGACTCAGATGAAAATCTTATTACTTGTGTAACTGAGTATATAATTAAAGGAGATTTGGGTATTGATGATGGGGGTTTTTGTGATAGTAGTATAAACACAATACCTCCTCCACCTGAACCATGTAATAGTATACCAGAGAAACCTGAAGGACCACCACTAGGAAATTACTGTGATAATTATTATGACATCACCTTAATTGTAGAAAATTCAAGTTTTATTCAAAAAGATTATTGGATGAAAGGAACAATTCCATTTTTAGAGTCAATGGTAAGAAATGCAAGAGTTAGTAAAGATAAAGCACATATGGCTATTATACTTTTCGCGGGAAGACAAGATTTGATAGTTCCATTTACCGATGAACTAAGCCAAGATAAAGAGAAATTAATTGACAAAATTAGAACACTTAATGATGCAGCAACAGATTCTAATACCTTGTATGTTTATGCTTTGGAATATGCATTCGAAAAAGTTATATTCGGAGAGGGTACAAGAAGTGATGCCCCGAAAGTTGCAGTGCTATTTTATTACGGATTTGACTATGGATCAAACACAAGCTTAATACCCGATGTAGTTGAagattataaacaaaataacatAAAGCTTATAATTGTTGGTATTGCTCTAGGTAATAAGCAAAATGCATTTATACTTGCTGATTGTAAAAGCGACGGTGATTGTCCAAATCTCATACTTGAACCTTGGGATTATGTAATACGTGCAGCAGAACAGgtaaaaggaaaaatatgTAACAAAAATAATCTTTCTTCACTGACACCTGAAAGCAAAacgatgataaaaaattaa
- a CDS encoding 60S ribosomal protein L19, putative: MSLKLQKRLAASVLKCGKNKIWMDPNEINEISLANSRFSIRKLYKEGLILKKPPKVYSRARVRLYKLAKRKGRHMGIGKRRGTKNARTNTKTLWIKRQRVLRRLLKRFRDSKKIDRHLYHSFYLRCKGNQFKNKRTLIEAIQREKAEILKKKTIADQLEAKRLKAQILRNKRKMKKDKEQ; the protein is encoded by the exons atg TCGCTCAAGTTGCAAAAAAGATTAGCAGCTTCCGTTTTAAAATgcggaaaaaataaaatatggatGGACCCAAATGAAATTAACGAAATATCGCTAGCTAATTCaa gGTTTAGCATAAGAAAATTGTATAAAGAAGGGTTGATACTAAAAAAACCACCTAAGGTATATAGTAGAGCAAGAGTTcgattatataaattagcCAAAAGAAAGGGAAGACATATGGGTATAGGTAAAAGAAGAGGTACAAAAAATGCTAGAACAAATACCAAAACTTTATGGATTAAACGTCAACGTGTATTAAGAAGATTATTAAAAAGATTTCGAGattctaaaaaaatagatagACATTTATATCACTCATTTTATTTAAGATGTAAAGGTAAccaatttaaaaacaaaagaacTTTAATTGAAGCTATACAAAGAGAAAAAGCTGaaatattgaaaaagaaAACTATAGCTGATCAATTAGAAGCTAAGAGATTAAAAGCACAAATTttaagaaataaaagaaaaatgaaaaaagataaagaacaataa